The nucleotide sequence GGCGGCGGTTTGGTCGGTTCCTGCGCCGCGTATGCTCTGCAATGCGGCGGCCTGGCCAGCGAAATCGCTTTGCTGGACGTCAACCAAGAATTGGCGGTTGGTCAGGCGTTGGACCTGCAACACGGCGGCCCCAGCGTGGCGGATCAACGGATCGCCGGCGGAGGCTATGAGCACATTCCCGACAGCGACATCATCTGCATCACCGCGGGCTTGCGCCGAAAGCCCGATGAATCGCGTTTGGACCTGATCAATCGCAACACCGATCTGTTCGTCCAGATCGTTCGTGATGTGAAGGCGGCCGGCCCCAAGTCATCGGCCATCGTGTTGGTCGTCAGCAATCCGGTCGACATCCTGACCTACGTCGCCGCTCAGATGCTGGACCTGCCCGAATCACAAGTCATCGGGCTGGGTACGCAACTGGACACGATTCGATTCTGCAGTCTGATCGCAGAAGAATTGAACGCACCGCCGACCCAGACCCGGGCGCTGATTTTGGGTGAACACGGCGAATCCATGGTGCCGATCTGGAGTAGTGCGACGATCGCCGGATTGCCGCTGGACAAGTACCCGGGGTGGAACCCCGCGTTGGCGAACAAGTTGTTCACACGCACCCGGGGCAGCGGCGCGGAAGTGATCAAAAGAAAAGGTGGCGCGGGATTCGCAGTGGGGATTGCCATCCGTGACTGCATCGATGCGGTCATTTTGAATCAAAACCGCGTCATGCCGGTGAGCAGCATTCAAAATGGTTGTTACGGTATACGTGATGTCGCTCTTTCGGTGCCGACGGTCCTGGGACGTCAGGGTGTGGTCGATCGGATGGAGATCGATCTTTGGCCGAAAGAAGTCCAGGGCTTGCGACAAAGCGGCGCGTCATTAAGAAAGACGCTCGAATTGGTGATGCAACGGGTAGCCTAGGCAGTTTGGTGAACTAGGCTTGCCTGGGTACACCGATGTACAGAAGTCCGTGCTTCGGGACGGGGTGCGCAGGAGTCTAGAGAGGATGCAATTAACGGCTGCGTTCCTGTTCTTTCCTCGCACTCCCTCCCGAAGCACGTACTTGGGCCGAACACCGCCCAGCGATTTTGTAGCCCTTCATCAAAAGAACGTTAAGGGTTAACGATCGGACTCTTCGGCTAACCGCAGCCGATGGAAAACATGATGATTCGGTGCGCCATCAAATGGAATGCGCGTCGGCGGGCTTGCAGGAATTTTTCTTCGCCCGCCATGCTGGCGGGCTTGGGGTGTGACCGGTCGGACTAGATCTGGTTATCGCCGGTCGGGGCGATGTCGACGCCGGGGTTGGCCGGGGCCAGCTTGGCTCGTGGCTTTTCGGAAACAGTGCCGGGCACCAACCATGGTCCGGTGGCGTTTTCTTTGATCAACCGGATCAGTTCTTCGTTGTCGATCGATTCGACTTCTAGCAACCGTTGGGTGACCGCTTCCAGGACTTCGCGGCGTTGTTCCAGGATATCACGGGTGTGTGAAAGCGCGTCCTCGATGATTCGCGAGACTTCCTTGTCGATCATCTTGGACATTTCATCGCTGTGGCTGGACTGATAGCCGTCGTTACCGCCACCGGCCAGGAACGGCGACCGGGTACTGCGACGCAGGTTGATGCGTCCCAACCGGCTCATGCCGTAATCCATGACCATGCTGCGGGCGATTTCGGTACAGCGTTCCAGGTCGTTTTGGGCGCCGGTGCTGATGTCTTGAAAGATCATTTCCTCGGTCAGCGTGCCGGCCAACAGCACCCGCATCTGACTTTCCAATTCGCTCTTGGTCATCAGATAGCGTTCCGATTCGGGACGTTGCATCGTGTATCCCAGGGCGGCCAGGCCGCGGGGGATGATGCTGACCTTGTGAACCGGATCGGTGTTGGGCAACGCGGCGGCGACCAGCGCGTGGCCGGCTTCGTGATAGGCGACGCGGATCTTTTCGTCCTCGTTCATCACCCGCTTCTTCTTTTCCAGTCCGGCGGTGACCCGTTCAACAGCCTCGTTGAACTGTTCCAGTCCCACGGCCGTCTTTCCGGCTCGGGCCGCCAGCAACGCGGCTTCGTTGACCAGGTTGGCCAAGTCGGCACCGACGAAGCCCGGGGTGATCGACGCGATTTCTTTCAGTTCAACGCTGTCGTCCAGGCGGACCGATTTGACATGGACTTTCAAGATTTCTTCACGACCGGCGACGTCGGGGCGATCGACCAAGACGTGGCGGTCGAAACGACCGGGACGCAGCAGTGCCGGGTCCAAGGTTTCCGGCCGGTTGGTCGCCGCGACGACGATCACGCCGCTGTTGGAATCGAAACCATCCATTTCGACCAGCAGCGCGTTCAGCGTCTGTTCGCGTTCATCGTGCCCGCCGACGATATTTCCGCTGCGGCTTTTACCCAGGGCGTCCAGTTCGTCGATGAAAATGATGCACGGCGCGCGGCTGGTGGCTTGGCTGAACATGTCGCGGACGCGGGCGGCGCCGACGCCGACGTACATTTCCACAAAATCGCTGCCGGACAGGCTGAAGAACGGTGCCCCGGCTTCGCCCGCGATCGCCCGAGCCAGCAGGGTTTTGCCGGTTCCGGGGGGCCCGACCAACAGCACGCCTTTGGGAATGCGTCCGCCCAAGGCCTGGTATTTTTCGCTGTTCTTCAGAAAGTCGACGACTTCGCGGACTTCTTCGACGGCTTCGTCGATCCCCGCGACGTCCTCGAACGAAATCGGCAATTCTTCTTCGCCGTACAGCTTGCCCTTGCTACGTGAAAACTGCATCGGTGACCCCACCCCGCTGACGCGTCGCAGCATCATGATGCCCATCACGATCAGCACGCCCAGGATCAACAGTTGAGGCCACTGGTTTTCCAGGAAACGGCTGGGGCGTTCGGTCGTCCAAACGACGCCGCTGTCGTTCAGCAAGGAGATCAGTCGCGCCTGTTCTTCATCGCTGTCCAGCGTCCGGTTGGTGACGAAGTCGACACGTTTGGCTTGGCTTTGGGTATCACTGCCGTCGGCGCCCAGTGACCGGTACAGCACCGTGCCGGTGATTTCTTCGTCGGCCACGTTGATTTCACGCAGTTGGCTGTATTCGACCAGGTCGCCGCTGGGGCGTTTGGCTTGGATCGAAATCGGTCCATCCTGCGATTCCTGGCCGGCATCGACCGGCGGGGCGACTTGCTTGCTGAGCAGTTCCATCAGATCGCGATAGCTCATCTGATGCTGCGAATTGCCGAACAGCATCGCGCTCAGCAGGATGGCCCCGGTGACCGTCAGTAGAACCAGCCAGACGTTGGATTGGTTCTTGCGATCGTTCTTTCCGCGGCGTTTGTCGTCGGCCATGGCGTGCTACTCTGGGGCGATGCGATCAAGAGGTTCAGAATCGGTGGGGACGCCGGGGGCGCCGGTCGGTCTTCATTTTGACCCGGCATTGTTTGCCTGGACGGCCCGATCGGCAAGCGATTCCGCCGTCACGGATTTTTGGTGGACGGTCGTAGCGGTCTTGGCGATCGTTCATGATGGTGTCGGCAACTTCCGCGCCGCAAAGCGTTCGTTCACCGATCTCGGCCAAAGTTTGCCCGGCGGTGGACGTCCGGTCGATCGGAAACGACCGCGATCGCACTGCATTTTCAACTTGCCCAGACTTTCCCCCGTAAGGATCGATGGCTTTTTCAGAACCTGATTCCGCCACGATGATCGACGCGACGCAATGCGAAGCCTCCGATCCGCCCGCCCGCCGGGTCTGCATCTTGGGGGCCACCGGCAGCATCGGCCGATCCACCATGGAGGTGGTGGCCCACTTGCGCAAAGTCGACCCGGAATACCGTTGGCAAGTCTGGGCGGCATCGGGGCATCGAAACCTGGACACCTTGGCCGAAGTCGCCTTGTCGGCCGATCCGGTGCCTCGCCGCCTGGTCGCATCGTGTGCCCAGACGCACGCCCGCGTCAGTGGCAATGGTGAATCGCCGCTTGCACGATTCAGCGGTGAAATTCTGGCCGGACCCGACGCATTGGTGCGTGTCGCCACGGACCCCGAAATCGACGTCTTGGTCGCGGCCATCGTCGGACGTGCGGGGCTGGAAAGCACTTTGGCGGCGGTCCAGGAAGGCAAGCGTGTTGCGTTGGCCAACAAGGAAACGCTGGTCGTCGCCGGGCCGATCGTTCGTCAAGCGGCTCAGAAAAGCGGAGCCGAATTGCTGCCGGTCGACAGCGAACATTCCGCATTATTCCAGTGTCTGGGGGATCGCCCCGACGACGTTGAAAAGCTGATCCTGACCGCCAGCGGTGGCCCGTTCCGCGACTGGTCGACCGAACAGATGCGTCAGGCCAGCGTCCAGTCGGCACTGAATCATCCGACGTGGGACATGGGGGCCAAAATCACCATCGATTCGGCCACGATGATGAACAAGGCGTTGGAAATCATCGAAGCCCGGTGGCTGTTCGATGTGCCCGCCGAGACGATCGAAGTCGTGGTGCACCCCCAGTCGATCGTGCATTCGCTGGTGGAATTTCGCGATCACAGCGTGATCAGCCAGTGGAGCCCGCCCGATATGCGGTTGCCGATTCAGTACGCTCTGACCTATCCGCGTCGGCTGCCGGGCGTGGCCAAACGTTGGAACCGGCAACAACCCTGTCAGCTGGACATGTTGCCGGCCGACCGAGAACGTTTTCCCGCTCTGGACTTGGGCTTCGAAGTCGCCAGGGTCGGGGGGACCGCCGGGGCGGTGGTCAATGCGGCCAATGAGGTGGCGGTCGGTCTGTTCTTGGACGGCCAAATTCGCTTTACTGACATCGTCAAGAGTTGTCACCAAGTCCTTCAGCATCACCAGTTTGACGCGTCACCGACGCTGGCCGATCTGGTTCAAATCGACCAATGGGCCCGTCGGGAAACGTTGCGGTTTGCCGATGGTCTGTGAATCGGATCCAACGGTTGCCGGGCCGGTGGCTGGTGTGTGCCGAATCGACCATGGGTGATATGCGTTGCTAATATTTCCGTTGCTAACAAGGGACGGATGCCGGATCTGTGATTCGTTTCGTCGACGTGGTGCCGCAGGCCCCGCGGGTCCGGCCGAAACCGCGGGGCCCGCGGCACCGTAGTGACGATGCGATGACACCCGATGCTTTGACACCTAAATCGAACACCACGAAACCAATCCCAGGAATTCGACCGGCGGTTGACGAAAGGACCGTGCGATTGGACCGTTCCCCCGCCGGGGAATGATGCGATCCGTCGCCCCGCCGCTATCGTGATTTCCGTTCCCATCCCCCACGATCCAAATTGATGCCCGTTTCCGGCCCGTCGCCGCGTCCCAGTGATTTAGGGGCAAGACGGACCGAAACGGATCCCGCCGTCGGCGATGCCGCGGCACGGAGACTTTGATGTTTTCATTCACAGGAATAAGCGTGACCGAACTTTGCGATGCTTGGTCGTTGATGCTGGCTGCTGGCCAAGATCCCGGGTTTTTGGCCGGTCTGTTGTCTCAGGTTTGGTTGTGGGTCAAAGTCGCGATCGGGATCGGGCTGGTGATTTTCGTGCACGAGCTTGGCCACTTTCTGGCGGCCAAGTTCTTTGGTGTGAAGTGCGAAAAGTTCTATGTCGGTTTCGACGTCCCGATTCAATTGGGGCCGATCAAGTTGCCCCGAACGCTGGGCAAGTTCCAGTACGGTGAAACGGAGTACGGCATCGGAATTTTGCCGCTGGGTGGCTATGTCAAAATGCTGGGCCAGGATGACGATCCACGGAACGCGGAAAAGGAAGCCGAACGAATCAAAGTCGACGGCGATGACGAAGCGACCGAACCACAGTTTGATCCCCGCAGTTATCCGGCCAAGCCGGTTTGGCAGCGGATGATCATCATCAGTGCCGGCGTGATCGTGAACGTCATCACGGGCATCTTGTTTGCCGCGATGGCCTACGGCTTTGGGGTTCCCTACACGCCCGCGGTGGTCGGTGGCGTGACGCCCGGCGGCGCGGCCTGGACCGCGGGGGTTCGCCCCGGCGGTGAAGTGATCGCGGTGGCGGATTTGCGATCCGAAGACCAACTGCATTTCAACGAAATGAAGTTGGAGATCATGGAACAGTCGTTCGACGACCCCGATCAAGCCGTCGGCGTTCAGATCCGCTATGGCGATGACGTCAACGAATACAAGTTGGTGCCACAGCCCTACCCCGACGACCCCGACATGCGGATGATCGGGATCAGCAACGCATCGTCGGCTCAGTTGATGCCCGGCCAATCCGTTTATCCCGGTTCAGTCGCCGCCGATGTGATCGATGATGACTTGGCCGGCGCGACGGTCGTCGCGATCGATGGCCAAGCGGTTGATTCGGAAAGCGTTGCTCCGGCGACCTTGATCGATCAATTGTTGCTGCGGCATGCCGACCAGGACGTGAAGTTGACGTTGCAACCGGTCGGTGACGATTCACCCCGCGATGTGGTTTTGGCGCCGCAGCCGATGCGTGGAGTTGGCGTTTCGTTCCGTCCCGGGCCGATCACCGCGGTCCGCAAAGACAGTCCGGCGGAAAAGGCGGGCATAAAAGTGGGCGACGTGATCACCGCAGTCGACGGGAACGAAAACGTCGACGCCTATGACTTGGTGTTGCGATCGTCCTTGGATTCGGTCATCCAAACGCCGATCACGCTGACGGTGGTTCGCGGCCAGGGTGCCGCCGAAGAAACCTTGGAATTCGAATTGCAGGCCGACTCCGATGCGGCCGGCTTGGCACCCATTTCGCCGGCCGCCAGCGACATTGCCAGCGGTTCGCTGGGCATTGCCTTTCGGCCACGCCCGTTCGTCGCGTCCGCCGATCAAACGGATGCCGATGAACAACTGAAACCGGGCGACGAATTGAAGGAGGTCCGCGTGCAGTGGGCCGGTGGCAAGGTTCCGGAATCGGTTCAGCAACAGTTGTCCGATGAAGCGTTGTTGCGACTGACCGAAGGCTGGGAATTCGGTAGCCCCAGTTCGCTGAATAGTTTCGTCACCCTGGTCCAGTGGTTACCCGAAGGCACGCGTTTCCAAGCGTTCGCCAAAACCGCTCAGGACAGCCGAGTCATTGAAACGGAATTGGTCGTCGGCCCCACCGATCTGTTTTGGCATGAACGCGGGTTGGTGTTTCAGCCCACCGCCGGTGTTCAACGTGCCGATGGTATCGCCAGCGCGTTTCAGTTAGGGATGCGTGAAGGCGGCCGACGCTTGAAAGACGTGTTTGGATTTCTGGGCTTGCTGGTGCAAGGCAAGGTCAAAGCCAAATACGTCGGCGGTCCCATCCGCATTGTTCAGATGGCTGGTGCCCAAGCGGAACAAGGCATTTCCAAACAGCTGTTGTTCCTGACGATGCTTAGCATGAACTTGGCCATCCTGAACTTCTTGCCGATCCCCGCGCTTGATGGCGGCCACATGATGTTTTTGACGGCCGAACTGATTCGCGGCAAACGCGTCGACGAACAGTTGGAAATGAAGCTGACCTTGGCCGGGGTGTTGGCGATCCTGGCATTGATGATATTTGTCTTTGCCAACGACATCATCCAAAGCAGTTGATCGCGGTGCGGCAAAAATAGCCTCAAGCAAAGGATCGGCCGCGCACCTGTCGTGGCGGCCGATCCAATTCAGATGTTGACGATATCGACGGTCGCTTACAGCTGATCGTTCAGATAGTCCAAGCGTCGCTGGGCTTGGTCGGATTTGCCGACTTTGTAGCCCACCCGGAGCTTCGCGTCGGATCCGTCTTGGCGATTCAAAAAGTCGCGAACGTAGACGGCCGTGTTCAGAATCGATGATGCTTCCGGATCGTTATCCGCCGAGGCCAAAGCGTCGCGCAGTGTCGGCCAGGGATTGAATCCGTCGTCGAC is from Crateriforma conspicua and encodes:
- the ftsH gene encoding ATP-dependent zinc metalloprotease FtsH, with product MADDKRRGKNDRKNQSNVWLVLLTVTGAILLSAMLFGNSQHQMSYRDLMELLSKQVAPPVDAGQESQDGPISIQAKRPSGDLVEYSQLREINVADEEITGTVLYRSLGADGSDTQSQAKRVDFVTNRTLDSDEEQARLISLLNDSGVVWTTERPSRFLENQWPQLLILGVLIVMGIMMLRRVSGVGSPMQFSRSKGKLYGEEELPISFEDVAGIDEAVEEVREVVDFLKNSEKYQALGGRIPKGVLLVGPPGTGKTLLARAIAGEAGAPFFSLSGSDFVEMYVGVGAARVRDMFSQATSRAPCIIFIDELDALGKSRSGNIVGGHDEREQTLNALLVEMDGFDSNSGVIVVAATNRPETLDPALLRPGRFDRHVLVDRPDVAGREEILKVHVKSVRLDDSVELKEIASITPGFVGADLANLVNEAALLAARAGKTAVGLEQFNEAVERVTAGLEKKKRVMNEDEKIRVAYHEAGHALVAAALPNTDPVHKVSIIPRGLAALGYTMQRPESERYLMTKSELESQMRVLLAGTLTEEMIFQDISTGAQNDLERCTEIARSMVMDYGMSRLGRINLRRSTRSPFLAGGGNDGYQSSHSDEMSKMIDKEVSRIIEDALSHTRDILEQRREVLEAVTQRLLEVESIDNEELIRLIKENATGPWLVPGTVSEKPRAKLAPANPGVDIAPTGDNQI
- a CDS encoding site-2 protease family protein; this translates as MFSFTGISVTELCDAWSLMLAAGQDPGFLAGLLSQVWLWVKVAIGIGLVIFVHELGHFLAAKFFGVKCEKFYVGFDVPIQLGPIKLPRTLGKFQYGETEYGIGILPLGGYVKMLGQDDDPRNAEKEAERIKVDGDDEATEPQFDPRSYPAKPVWQRMIIISAGVIVNVITGILFAAMAYGFGVPYTPAVVGGVTPGGAAWTAGVRPGGEVIAVADLRSEDQLHFNEMKLEIMEQSFDDPDQAVGVQIRYGDDVNEYKLVPQPYPDDPDMRMIGISNASSAQLMPGQSVYPGSVAADVIDDDLAGATVVAIDGQAVDSESVAPATLIDQLLLRHADQDVKLTLQPVGDDSPRDVVLAPQPMRGVGVSFRPGPITAVRKDSPAEKAGIKVGDVITAVDGNENVDAYDLVLRSSLDSVIQTPITLTVVRGQGAAEETLEFELQADSDAAGLAPISPAASDIASGSLGIAFRPRPFVASADQTDADEQLKPGDELKEVRVQWAGGKVPESVQQQLSDEALLRLTEGWEFGSPSSLNSFVTLVQWLPEGTRFQAFAKTAQDSRVIETELVVGPTDLFWHERGLVFQPTAGVQRADGIASAFQLGMREGGRRLKDVFGFLGLLVQGKVKAKYVGGPIRIVQMAGAQAEQGISKQLLFLTMLSMNLAILNFLPIPALDGGHMMFLTAELIRGKRVDEQLEMKLTLAGVLAILALMIFVFANDIIQSS
- a CDS encoding lactate/malate dehydrogenase family protein; its protein translation is MKVSIIGGGGLVGSCAAYALQCGGLASEIALLDVNQELAVGQALDLQHGGPSVADQRIAGGGYEHIPDSDIICITAGLRRKPDESRLDLINRNTDLFVQIVRDVKAAGPKSSAIVLVVSNPVDILTYVAAQMLDLPESQVIGLGTQLDTIRFCSLIAEELNAPPTQTRALILGEHGESMVPIWSSATIAGLPLDKYPGWNPALANKLFTRTRGSGAEVIKRKGGAGFAVGIAIRDCIDAVILNQNRVMPVSSIQNGCYGIRDVALSVPTVLGRQGVVDRMEIDLWPKEVQGLRQSGASLRKTLELVMQRVA
- the dxr gene encoding 1-deoxy-D-xylulose-5-phosphate reductoisomerase codes for the protein MAFSEPDSATMIDATQCEASDPPARRVCILGATGSIGRSTMEVVAHLRKVDPEYRWQVWAASGHRNLDTLAEVALSADPVPRRLVASCAQTHARVSGNGESPLARFSGEILAGPDALVRVATDPEIDVLVAAIVGRAGLESTLAAVQEGKRVALANKETLVVAGPIVRQAAQKSGAELLPVDSEHSALFQCLGDRPDDVEKLILTASGGPFRDWSTEQMRQASVQSALNHPTWDMGAKITIDSATMMNKALEIIEARWLFDVPAETIEVVVHPQSIVHSLVEFRDHSVISQWSPPDMRLPIQYALTYPRRLPGVAKRWNRQQPCQLDMLPADRERFPALDLGFEVARVGGTAGAVVNAANEVAVGLFLDGQIRFTDIVKSCHQVLQHHQFDASPTLADLVQIDQWARRETLRFADGL